Proteins co-encoded in one Salvia splendens isolate huo1 chromosome 4, SspV2, whole genome shotgun sequence genomic window:
- the LOC121798447 gene encoding protein NEOXANTHIN-DEFICIENT 1 isoform X2 has protein sequence MDTSEINSSRGYGKPPWIFKGSALYQLHLVKAETARAFIPKEFRLVEAFGYTLGGFFLANYEESPAGIFDELVVIAGIVWNPPTSCAWAARVLVNSDKACLHGQKDVGLPSRVANFTKSVRALPVSKRSRFGGFMNKIGISDSMEKCLDIQVEEMNNHTAMDLCSIKLTASDTGRWMGPEIKMSLPSFSGRTEYNPHLLKYSCQIGCSVTS, from the exons ATGGACACTTCAGAAATAAATTCTTCTCGTGGATATGGTAAACCACCGTGGATATTCAAGGGAAG TGCCTTGTACCAGCTCCATCTTGTGAAGGCAGAGACAGCGCGAGCATTCATTCCCAAAGAATTCAGATTAGTAGAGGCGTTCGG GTATACTCTTGGAGGATTCTTTCTTGCTAATTATGAGGAAAGTCCTGCTGGAATATTTGATGAG CTTGTGGTAATAGCAGGAATTGTTTGGAACCCTCCTACTTCTTGTGC ATGGGCTGCAAGAGTGCTGGTAAACAGTGACAAAGCATGCCTCCACGGACAAAAG GATGTCGGACTCCCTAGCCGAGTTGCCAATTTTACAAAG AGCGTGAGAGCACTTCCTGTGTCAAAAAGGAGTCGATTTGGTGGCTTTATGAACAAGATTGGCATCAGTGATAGCATGGAAAAATGTTTGGATATACAAGTAGAAGAGATGAACAATCACACAGCCATGGACTTGTGCAGTATAAAACTCACCGCTTCTG ACACTGGAAGATGGATGGGCCCAGAAATCAAGATGTCACTCCCAAGCTTTAG CGGCCGAACAGAGTACAATCCTCACCTCCTTAAGTATTCTTGCCAGATTGGATGCAG TGTCACCAGCTAA
- the LOC121798447 gene encoding protein NEOXANTHIN-DEFICIENT 1 isoform X1: MDTSEINSSRGYGKPPWIFKGSALYQLHLVKAETARAFIPKEFRLVEAFGYTLGGFFLANYEESPAGIFDELVVIAGIVWNPPTSCAWAARVLVNSDKACLHGQKDVGLPSRVANFTKSVRALPVSKRSRFGGFMNKIGISDSMEKCLDIQVEEMNNHTAMDLCSIKLTASDTGRWMGPEIKMSLPSFSGRTEYNPHLLKYSCQIGCRVRAVSPAKVCGPFASNMDGESTDGDSGNEKRDLSISVMLSKPILALEFNCLQMKVEAPTIVPQEKHG, from the exons ATGGACACTTCAGAAATAAATTCTTCTCGTGGATATGGTAAACCACCGTGGATATTCAAGGGAAG TGCCTTGTACCAGCTCCATCTTGTGAAGGCAGAGACAGCGCGAGCATTCATTCCCAAAGAATTCAGATTAGTAGAGGCGTTCGG GTATACTCTTGGAGGATTCTTTCTTGCTAATTATGAGGAAAGTCCTGCTGGAATATTTGATGAG CTTGTGGTAATAGCAGGAATTGTTTGGAACCCTCCTACTTCTTGTGC ATGGGCTGCAAGAGTGCTGGTAAACAGTGACAAAGCATGCCTCCACGGACAAAAG GATGTCGGACTCCCTAGCCGAGTTGCCAATTTTACAAAG AGCGTGAGAGCACTTCCTGTGTCAAAAAGGAGTCGATTTGGTGGCTTTATGAACAAGATTGGCATCAGTGATAGCATGGAAAAATGTTTGGATATACAAGTAGAAGAGATGAACAATCACACAGCCATGGACTTGTGCAGTATAAAACTCACCGCTTCTG ACACTGGAAGATGGATGGGCCCAGAAATCAAGATGTCACTCCCAAGCTTTAG CGGCCGAACAGAGTACAATCCTCACCTCCTTAAGTATTCTTGCCAGATTGGATGCAG GGTGAGAGCAGTGTCACCAGCTAAAGTGTGTGGTCCATTTGCATCAAATATGGATGGTGAGAGTACGGACGGGGATTCTGGAAATGAGAAGAGAGACCTCAGCATCTCCGTGATGCTATCAAAGCCTATTCTAGCCTTGGAGTTCAACTGTCTGCAAATGAAGGTGGAAGCTCCGACAATCGTTCCACAGGAGAAGCACGGATGA